From Dreissena polymorpha isolate Duluth1 chromosome 15, UMN_Dpol_1.0, whole genome shotgun sequence, a single genomic window includes:
- the LOC127860383 gene encoding protein mono-ADP-ribosyltransferase TIPARP-like gives MEPDYLQLTVETKYLAKQVTWLYTRENFKSKYQLNFDRNDQLNLGSQVCRNIRRRPLFVSENDVKQQISPSKLTATPSAQVDLPCGWVPWDYFQSFEWVKLSLKDDDYKRVSENFYKTLDPSKQIIDDIFRVQNHVLWSTFSNHLERVMKPKKIRLGDLSPVTTLDLYHGTDNLEAVRGISINNFDSRTSGKNMTRFGDGAYFATDAKYSHEYTKGPHRFMFQAKVLVGEATEGKPEYRRPPSRPGMDHELYDSCVDVLKNPRTYVLFEKAQCYPEFIIHYHSIGDLKNTPAQDATELTSCCLL, from the exons ATGGAACCG GATTATCTCCAACTGACGGTGGAGACAAAATATTTAGCGAAGCAGGTAACATGGCTGTATACGCGAGAGAACTTTAAATCAAAGTACCAACTGAACTTTGATCGCAATGATCAGTTAAACCTTGGCTCTCAAGTCTGCAGAAATATTCGACGAAGACCGCTGTTTGTTTCAGAAAATGACGTGAAACAGCAAATAAG CCCAAGCAAACTAACTGCTACGCCGTCGGCGCAAGTAGACCTTCCGTGCGGATGGGTACCATGGGACTACTTTCAATCGTTTGAATGGGTGAAACTCTCCTTGAAAGACGATGATTATAAGCGGGTTTCGGAGAATTTCTATAAGACGCTGGATCCAAGCAAACAGATCATAGACGATATCTTCCGTGTACAGAATCATGTGTTGTGGTCAACATTCAGCAA TCACTTGGAGAGGGTAATGAAGCCAAAGAAGATACGACTTGGCGACCTTTCCCCGGTGACTACGCTGGACCTGTATCATGGCACCGACAACCTGGAAGCCGTGCGAGGCATCAGCATCAACAACTTCGACTCGAGGACGTCGGGCAAAAACATGACGCGATTCGGCGACGGAGCATACTTCGCAACAGACGCCAAGTACTCGCATGAATACACCAAAGGTCCGCACAGGTTTATGTTCCAAGCCAAGGTGTTGGTCGGAGAAGCCACAGAAGGGAAACCAGAATATCGACGACCACCAAGCAGGCCGGGCATGGATCATGAGTTGTATGACTCGTGTGTGGATGTGCTGAAGAATCCGAGGACATATGTCTTGTTTGAGAAAGCCCAATGCTACCCGGAGTTCATCATACACTACCACAGCATCGGCGACCTGAAGAACACACCGGCTCAAGATGCTACTGAACTTACGTCTTGTTGCCTGTTGTAG